A region of Halalkaliarchaeum desulfuricum DNA encodes the following proteins:
- the carB gene encoding carbamoyl-phosphate synthase large subunit, translating into MTDENSPGGTHAGSDDRTILLIGSGPIQIGQAAEFDYSGAQACRALQEEGARVVLVNSNPATIMTDPEMADRVYIEPITTEAISEIIRIEEPDGVIAGLGGQTGLNVTAELAEQGVLEQYDVDIMGTPLDTIYATEDRDLFRQRMERIGQPVPRSTTISLSAGESVTEFDERALRERVEAAVEEVGGLPVIARTTYTLGGSGSGVVHEMDELVERVRKGLRLSRNDEVLITESIAGWVELEYEVMRDAGDSCIIICNMENIDPMGIHTGESVVVTPSQVIPDRGHQEMRNAALEVIRELGIQGGCNIQFAWRDDGTPGGEYRVVEVNPRVSRSSALASKATGYPIARVTAKVALGKRLHEIENEITGETTAAFEPAIDYVVTKVPRWPKDKFDDVEFDLGTAMKSTGEAMAIGRTFEESLLKALRSSEYDPAVDWEDVNDSELEGEYLETPTPDRPYAIFEAFERGYTIEDLVELTGIKEWYLERFERVADAAERAQDGEFTPAATAGYTDAEVAAVAGADVGTVESSVPDRAFKQVDTCAGEFEASTPYYYSSRLPEFLAGGDDDTTTGTDELQVDRDAESVVVVGGGPIRIGQGVEFDYCAVHAVTALRELGIDAHVVNNNPETVSTDYDTSDGLFFEPISPEEVADVVEATGADGVMVQFGGQTSVNVGAPLEAELERRGLDCEIMGTGVEAMDLAEDRDRFNVLMDELGIAQPEGGTATSRDGALELAHEIGYPVLVRPSYVLGGRAMRVVRDDAELETYIDEAVRVAPDKPILVDDFLENAIELDVDAVSDGERVLIGGIMEHVESAGVHSGDSACVIPPRSLDSTTLGRVREVTEEIARALSTVGLLNVQLAVTGVGDPNAAATVYVLEANPRSSRTVPFVSKATGVPIAKLAAKVMAGRSLSELDAEERIPEHHSVKEVVLPFDRLPGSDPRLGPEMKSTGEVMGTARSFGKAYDKAQSAAGSGIPRAGTAVVDLSAPSVLGTETDPETESALRDGFTQRFDLAEYDDETALCDALRAGEIDLLVTRDREALSVAVEEDVPYCSTIASARATLEALVHADEPLDVMAVSDRPRRVGEWGR; encoded by the coding sequence ATGACCGACGAGAACTCCCCGGGTGGAACCCACGCGGGGTCGGACGACCGGACCATCCTGCTCATCGGTAGCGGACCGATACAGATCGGACAGGCTGCGGAGTTCGACTACTCCGGCGCGCAGGCCTGTCGAGCCCTGCAGGAAGAGGGTGCCCGAGTCGTTCTCGTCAACTCGAACCCGGCAACCATCATGACCGACCCGGAAATGGCCGACCGGGTGTACATCGAGCCGATCACGACGGAGGCGATCTCGGAGATCATCCGGATCGAGGAGCCCGACGGCGTGATCGCCGGCCTCGGCGGACAGACTGGCCTCAACGTCACAGCCGAACTCGCCGAGCAGGGCGTACTCGAGCAGTACGACGTCGATATCATGGGGACGCCGCTGGACACGATCTACGCCACGGAGGACAGGGATCTCTTCCGCCAGCGGATGGAACGGATCGGCCAGCCGGTCCCACGCTCGACGACTATCTCGCTTTCGGCGGGCGAGTCCGTAACCGAATTCGACGAAAGAGCGCTCAGAGAGCGCGTCGAGGCGGCCGTCGAGGAGGTCGGCGGGCTCCCGGTGATCGCCCGGACGACCTACACCCTCGGCGGCTCGGGGTCCGGGGTCGTCCACGAGATGGACGAACTGGTCGAGCGGGTCCGGAAGGGACTGCGCCTTTCGCGCAACGACGAGGTGCTGATCACGGAGTCGATCGCCGGCTGGGTCGAACTCGAGTACGAGGTGATGCGCGACGCCGGCGACTCGTGTATCATCATCTGCAACATGGAGAACATCGACCCGATGGGGATCCACACCGGCGAATCGGTCGTCGTCACCCCCTCGCAGGTGATCCCCGACAGGGGCCACCAGGAGATGCGCAACGCCGCACTCGAGGTGATCCGGGAGCTGGGGATCCAGGGCGGCTGTAACATCCAGTTCGCCTGGCGCGACGACGGCACGCCCGGCGGGGAGTACCGCGTCGTCGAGGTCAATCCCCGGGTGTCCCGGTCGTCGGCGCTCGCCTCGAAGGCGACGGGATATCCGATCGCCCGCGTGACCGCGAAGGTCGCGCTCGGCAAGCGGCTCCACGAGATCGAAAACGAGATCACCGGCGAGACGACCGCCGCCTTCGAGCCGGCGATCGACTACGTCGTCACGAAGGTGCCACGCTGGCCGAAGGACAAGTTCGACGACGTCGAATTCGATCTCGGGACTGCAATGAAGTCGACCGGCGAGGCGATGGCGATCGGCCGGACGTTCGAGGAGTCTCTTTTGAAGGCGTTGCGCTCCTCGGAATATGATCCGGCAGTCGACTGGGAGGACGTGAACGATTCCGAGCTCGAAGGTGAGTACCTGGAGACACCCACGCCGGACCGTCCGTACGCGATCTTCGAGGCGTTCGAGCGGGGGTACACGATCGAGGATCTGGTGGAACTCACCGGAATCAAAGAGTGGTATCTCGAGCGGTTCGAGCGCGTCGCCGACGCCGCCGAACGCGCTCAGGACGGGGAGTTCACGCCGGCGGCGACCGCCGGCTACACCGACGCTGAAGTCGCCGCGGTCGCGGGAGCGGATGTCGGAACCGTCGAATCGTCGGTCCCCGATCGGGCTTTCAAGCAGGTAGACACCTGCGCGGGCGAGTTCGAGGCGTCCACGCCGTACTACTACTCCTCGCGTCTGCCGGAGTTCCTCGCGGGGGGCGACGACGACACTACCACGGGGACCGACGAGCTCCAGGTCGACCGGGACGCCGAAAGCGTCGTCGTGGTCGGCGGCGGACCGATCCGGATCGGCCAGGGCGTGGAGTTCGACTACTGTGCCGTCCACGCGGTGACGGCGCTGCGGGAGCTGGGAATCGACGCCCACGTGGTCAACAACAACCCCGAGACGGTGTCGACCGACTACGACACCTCCGATGGGCTGTTCTTCGAGCCGATCAGCCCCGAGGAGGTCGCCGACGTCGTCGAGGCGACCGGTGCAGACGGCGTGATGGTGCAGTTCGGTGGCCAGACGTCTGTCAACGTCGGGGCGCCGCTGGAGGCGGAACTCGAGCGCCGGGGACTCGACTGCGAGATCATGGGAACAGGCGTCGAGGCGATGGACCTCGCGGAGGACCGCGATCGCTTCAACGTCCTGATGGACGAACTCGGGATCGCCCAGCCGGAGGGCGGCACCGCGACGAGCAGGGATGGTGCGCTCGAGCTCGCTCACGAGATCGGGTATCCGGTGCTGGTTCGTCCCTCTTACGTGCTGGGCGGCCGGGCGATGCGGGTCGTGCGCGACGACGCCGAACTGGAGACGTACATCGACGAGGCGGTTCGGGTGGCACCCGACAAGCCGATCCTCGTCGACGACTTCCTCGAGAACGCTATCGAGCTGGACGTCGACGCCGTCTCGGACGGCGAACGCGTGCTGATCGGCGGCATCATGGAACACGTCGAGTCGGCGGGCGTCCACTCGGGCGATTCCGCCTGCGTCATTCCGCCCCGGTCGCTGGATTCGACGACACTCGGCCGCGTTCGCGAGGTGACCGAAGAGATCGCCCGGGCGCTGTCGACGGTCGGGCTGTTGAACGTCCAGCTCGCGGTGACCGGCGTCGGCGATCCGAACGCGGCGGCGACCGTGTACGTACTGGAGGCGAACCCCCGCTCCTCGCGGACCGTCCCGTTCGTCTCGAAGGCGACCGGCGTGCCGATCGCCAAGCTCGCGGCGAAAGTGATGGCGGGCCGGTCGCTGTCGGAACTCGACGCCGAAGAGCGGATCCCGGAGCACCACAGCGTCAAGGAGGTCGTGCTCCCGTTCGACCGCCTGCCGGGCTCGGATCCCCGCCTCGGGCCGGAGATGAAGTCCACCGGCGAGGTGATGGGCACCGCCCGGTCGTTCGGCAAAGCCTACGACAAGGCACAGTCGGCTGCCGGTTCGGGGATTCCCCGGGCGGGAACGGCGGTGGTCGATCTGTCTGCGCCCTCGGTGCTGGGAACCGAAACGGACCCGGAGACGGAGTCGGCGCTCCGGGATGGGTTCACACAGCGGTTCGACCTCGCGGAGTACGACGACGAGACGGCGCTTTGCGACGCGCTTCGGGCCGGCGAGATCGATCTTTTGGTCACCCGGGATCGGGAGGCGCTTTCCGTCGCTGTCGAGGAGGACGTGCCGTACTGTTCGACGATCGCGAGCGCCCGGGCTACCCTGGAAGCGCTTGTACACGCCGACGAGCCGCTCGACGTGATGGCCGTCTCCGACCGGCCGCGCCGGGTCGGCGAATGGGGCCGGTAG
- a CDS encoding redoxin domain-containing protein, with product MMVEFDVVDLPPADHPTEGETAPDFTRPLVNDEYWEDRSLSELVGPEPTVLVFHPMDGAFPATYLWNEIRDRGWETEATVVGVSISTPYEHTSFVEERGIDSRLFSDPANGVAEAYGIAHDLDGMAGIEEPRPAVFLLDTDRTIEYAWVASEWPEFPDYDEIARQIDRLA from the coding sequence CTGATGGTCGAGTTCGACGTCGTCGATCTCCCGCCGGCGGATCACCCGACTGAAGGGGAGACGGCCCCCGACTTCACCCGGCCGCTGGTGAACGACGAGTACTGGGAGGACAGGTCCCTCTCGGAACTGGTCGGGCCGGAGCCGACGGTTCTGGTCTTTCATCCGATGGACGGTGCGTTCCCGGCGACGTATCTCTGGAACGAGATCCGCGATCGAGGGTGGGAAACCGAAGCCACCGTCGTGGGCGTCTCCATTTCGACGCCCTACGAGCACACGTCGTTCGTCGAAGAACGGGGAATCGACTCTCGACTGTTCTCGGATCCGGCAAACGGCGTCGCCGAGGCGTACGGAATCGCCCACGACCTCGACGGGATGGCCGGAATCGAGGAACCGCGACCGGCAGTGTTTCTGCTCGACACCGACAGGACGATCGAGTACGCCTGGGTCGCCTCGGAGTGGCCCGAATTCCCCGATTACGACGAGATAGCGCGACAGATCGACCGGCTCGCGTGA
- a CDS encoding glutathione S-transferase N-terminal domain-containing protein, producing MTSADITLYRLQACPYCERVVRLLRELDLPYRSRFVEPMHSDRNVVKRASGKRSVPAIVDDNTGVTMSESGNIVEYLQRTYGEN from the coding sequence ATGACCTCGGCCGACATCACCCTGTACAGGCTCCAGGCGTGTCCGTACTGCGAACGCGTCGTGCGACTCCTCCGCGAACTCGATCTGCCGTACCGATCCCGGTTCGTCGAACCGATGCACTCCGACCGGAACGTAGTGAAACGCGCCTCCGGAAAACGGAGCGTCCCGGCGATCGTGGACGATAACACGGGTGTCACGATGTCCGAGAGCGGAAACATCGTAGAGTACCTGCAGCGAACGTACGGGGAAAACTGA
- a CDS encoding hemolysin family protein, producing the protein MGLSLSTSSAPAVVGDPPAVLQLLGSDPTTITILGSITILVLLGLSAFFSSSEIAMFSLPRHRVDTLANEGVKNAKTVQHLKDNPHRLLVTILVGNNIVNIAMSAIATTLFAIYMSEGQAVLATTFGITALVLLFAETAPKSYAVEHTESWALRIARPLKYSEYVLLPLVIIFDHLTQAINKITGGRAAIESTYITRDEIQDLIETGEREGVIEEEEREMLNRIFRFNNTIAKEVMTPRLDVTAVPRDATVEEAIETCIQSDHERVPVYEGNLDNIVGIVTVRDLVREQRYSEGEPSLTRVVKPTLHVPESKNADELLEEMQDNRLQMVIVIDEFGTTEGLITLEDMVEEIVGDILEGDEEEPIEFVDDDEALVRGAVNIDEVNEALELEIPEGEEFETLAGFIFNRVGRLVEESEEIEYDGITIKIEEVDNTRIMLARIVIHERPGDGDDGDATVEVED; encoded by the coding sequence ATGGGCTTGTCGCTGTCGACTTCGTCTGCGCCTGCAGTGGTTGGTGATCCACCGGCCGTGCTCCAACTTCTGGGGTCGGATCCGACCACGATCACAATCCTTGGCAGTATCACGATCCTGGTGTTGCTCGGGCTGTCCGCCTTCTTCTCCTCTTCGGAGATCGCGATGTTCTCGCTGCCCCGCCACCGGGTCGACACACTCGCCAACGAGGGCGTCAAGAACGCCAAGACGGTTCAACATCTCAAGGACAACCCCCACAGGCTGCTGGTCACGATCCTGGTCGGCAACAACATCGTCAACATCGCGATGTCCGCGATCGCGACGACGCTTTTTGCGATCTACATGAGCGAGGGCCAGGCCGTGCTGGCGACGACGTTCGGCATCACGGCACTTGTGCTACTGTTCGCGGAGACGGCGCCGAAATCGTACGCGGTCGAACACACCGAATCCTGGGCGCTGCGGATCGCGCGTCCCCTCAAGTACTCCGAGTACGTGCTGCTCCCGCTGGTGATCATCTTCGATCACCTCACGCAGGCGATCAACAAGATCACTGGGGGCCGGGCCGCGATCGAGTCGACGTACATCACCCGCGACGAGATCCAGGACCTCATCGAAACAGGCGAACGCGAAGGTGTAATCGAGGAAGAGGAACGCGAGATGCTCAACCGGATCTTCCGGTTCAACAACACCATCGCGAAGGAGGTGATGACCCCCCGGCTCGACGTGACCGCCGTGCCGCGGGACGCGACCGTCGAGGAGGCGATCGAGACGTGCATACAGTCCGACCACGAGCGCGTCCCGGTGTACGAGGGTAACCTCGACAACATCGTCGGCATCGTCACCGTCCGCGATCTGGTCAGAGAGCAGCGATACAGCGAGGGGGAGCCGTCGCTCACCCGGGTCGTGAAACCGACGCTGCACGTCCCCGAGAGCAAGAACGCCGACGAACTGCTCGAGGAGATGCAGGACAACCGGCTCCAGATGGTGATCGTCATCGACGAGTTCGGGACCACAGAGGGACTGATCACGCTCGAGGACATGGTCGAGGAAATCGTCGGGGACATCCTCGAGGGCGACGAGGAGGAGCCGATCGAGTTCGTCGACGACGACGAGGCGCTGGTTCGGGGGGCGGTGAACATCGACGAGGTGAACGAGGCGCTCGAGTTAGAGATCCCCGAAGGCGAGGAGTTCGAGACGCTCGCCGGCTTTATCTTCAACCGGGTCGGCCGACTGGTCGAGGAAAGCGAGGAGATCGAGTACGACGGGATCACGATCAAAATCGAGGAGGTCGACAACACCCGGATCATGCTCGCGCGGATCGTCATTCACGAGCGACCCGGCGACGGCGACGACGGGGACGCGACCGTCGAAGTCGAGGACTAA
- a CDS encoding inorganic phosphate transporter: MVGIEAAATFLVAGMASLFMAWAIGAGSSGSTPFAPAVGANAISVLRAGLIVGILGFLGAVLQGANVTEAVGTELIGGVSLSATAAIVALVVAATLVAVGVFSGYPIATAFTVTGAVVGVGLALGGDPAWAKYAEILALWVLTPFVGGGVAYGTVKLLDWGRLDERRVTAGLAGVVGAVLANVGFAVLGPAGEDGSIAGTVAAAVSLPNAAGIDPGVPAATLGIALLATGLLAADLRRDFAGGQRRFLLVMGGLVAFSAGGSQVGLAIGPLVPLFDGSGVPLLALLVGGGFGLLLGSWTGAPRMIKAIAQDYASMGPRRSIAALIPSFAIAQTAVAFGIPVSFNEIIVSAIVGAGYAAGQAGVSRRKMGYTVLAWVGSLALALGLGFGIFSAVDLIVG, from the coding sequence ATGGTCGGGATCGAGGCGGCGGCGACTTTCCTGGTCGCGGGAATGGCGAGCCTGTTTATGGCGTGGGCGATCGGCGCCGGCTCATCGGGATCGACGCCGTTCGCGCCGGCGGTCGGGGCGAACGCGATCTCGGTATTGCGGGCGGGATTGATCGTCGGGATTCTGGGCTTCCTCGGCGCTGTACTGCAGGGGGCGAACGTGACTGAGGCAGTGGGCACGGAGCTGATCGGCGGGGTCAGCCTCTCTGCGACCGCCGCGATCGTCGCGCTCGTCGTCGCCGCGACGCTGGTTGCCGTGGGCGTGTTCAGCGGCTATCCGATCGCCACCGCCTTCACCGTCACCGGCGCCGTCGTCGGTGTCGGCCTCGCGCTCGGCGGCGACCCCGCCTGGGCGAAGTACGCCGAGATCCTCGCGCTGTGGGTCCTCACCCCGTTCGTCGGCGGCGGAGTCGCGTACGGCACGGTCAAACTACTCGACTGGGGGCGGCTCGACGAACGCCGGGTGACGGCCGGCCTCGCCGGGGTCGTGGGTGCCGTTCTGGCCAACGTCGGTTTCGCCGTGCTCGGGCCGGCAGGCGAGGACGGCTCGATCGCCGGAACCGTCGCGGCGGCGGTCTCATTGCCGAACGCCGCGGGGATCGATCCCGGCGTGCCGGCGGCGACACTCGGGATCGCCCTGCTCGCGACCGGACTGCTCGCTGCGGATCTGCGACGCGATTTCGCGGGGGGACAGCGTCGGTTCCTCCTCGTGATGGGGGGACTGGTCGCCTTTTCGGCCGGCGGATCGCAGGTCGGCCTCGCGATCGGCCCACTGGTGCCGCTGTTCGACGGGAGCGGCGTTCCCCTCCTTGCGCTTTTGGTCGGGGGCGGGTTCGGACTGCTGCTGGGCTCCTGGACCGGCGCCCCGCGGATGATCAAGGCGATCGCCCAGGACTACGCCTCGATGGGTCCGCGACGGTCGATTGCGGCGTTGATCCCGTCGTTTGCGATCGCCCAGACCGCCGTCGCGTTCGGCATCCCGGTCTCGTTCAACGAGATCATCGTCTCCGCGATCGTCGGCGCCGGCTACGCGGCCGGCCAGGCCGGCGTGTCGCGCCGGAAGATGGGGTATACGGTCCTCGCGTGGGTCGGTTCGCTCGCGCTGGCGCTCGGGCTCGGGTTCGGAATCTTCTCTGCGGTCGATCTGATCGTCGGCTGA
- a CDS encoding DUF7859 family protein: MLTDLDLVFILLLLFLLGLFFFAYLLVRRTLMGLREGYQDGQRR; the protein is encoded by the coding sequence ATGCTAACCGATCTGGATCTGGTCTTTATCCTCCTGCTGTTGTTCCTGCTCGGGCTGTTCTTCTTCGCGTACCTCCTGGTCCGCCGGACGCTGATGGGTCTCCGAGAGGGCTACCAGGACGGTCAACGGCGGTGA
- a CDS encoding DUF5813 family protein, protein MSELPERVRRAFREHPSFEPAPEPGRFRATSTPFDATVTASTSDVDDDPAVDSPDPDDRDVVRFEISVRVPMLDEVTSDRVADVVEDGWYETFELRVADVAGVLKADRDVSPSVRRSIDDAETRIAVVEATLRDRDTRRGVDDAVAIVNYVEGTYVQGIIPGYAYEEPVADLLSQAHATGGSDGVSNPSE, encoded by the coding sequence ATGAGTGAACTCCCCGAACGCGTCCGGCGGGCGTTCCGCGAGCACCCGTCCTTCGAACCCGCACCAGAGCCCGGCCGGTTCCGGGCTACGTCGACGCCGTTCGACGCAACCGTGACGGCGTCAACCAGCGACGTGGATGATGATCCTGCCGTCGACAGTCCTGATCCCGACGATCGAGATGTCGTCAGGTTTGAGATCTCCGTCCGCGTCCCGATGCTCGATGAGGTGACGAGCGATCGCGTCGCCGACGTCGTCGAGGACGGCTGGTACGAGACGTTCGAACTCCGCGTCGCCGATGTCGCCGGCGTACTGAAAGCCGATCGAGATGTCTCCCCGTCGGTCCGTCGGTCGATCGACGATGCCGAAACTCGGATTGCTGTCGTCGAGGCGACCCTCCGGGATCGCGACACTCGACGGGGCGTCGATGACGCCGTCGCGATCGTCAACTACGTCGAGGGCACGTACGTCCAGGGTATCATCCCCGGCTACGCCTACGAAGAGCCCGTGGCGGATCTCCTCTCGCAGGCCCACGCGACCGGCGGTAGCGACGGTGTCTCGAACCCGTCTGAGTGA
- a CDS encoding DUF7119 family protein — translation MTDRGADREDPIGKPVVRSDPAVTGERAAEAVGFDPDDPDDLEAAARTVREFASDAIGDDHVLMLRGAAACAALVRGLDSYTAAAERAGDGVSVAFVRKWARVHALPQSIRRHVARGEIAPSAAKHIARVSGEPRYVLAFAILDGGLTVREVRAIASEVNDGRPIAEALQERDVTLGEVTVALPEGTYVELRRRASIENTDPGEIVAEALSAYFKEK, via the coding sequence ATGACCGACAGGGGAGCAGACCGCGAGGATCCGATCGGTAAGCCCGTCGTGCGCTCGGATCCGGCGGTCACCGGCGAGCGGGCCGCGGAGGCGGTCGGATTCGATCCGGACGATCCGGACGACCTGGAGGCGGCCGCACGGACCGTCCGGGAGTTCGCGAGCGACGCCATCGGCGACGATCACGTGTTGATGCTCCGGGGTGCGGCCGCCTGTGCGGCGCTGGTTCGGGGGCTCGATTCGTACACGGCGGCGGCCGAGCGCGCTGGCGACGGGGTGTCTGTGGCGTTCGTCCGCAAGTGGGCCCGGGTACACGCGCTCCCGCAGTCGATCCGGCGGCACGTCGCCCGCGGGGAGATCGCCCCCAGCGCGGCCAAGCACATCGCCCGCGTGTCGGGCGAGCCGCGGTACGTGCTGGCGTTTGCGATCCTCGATGGCGGCCTCACCGTCAGGGAGGTGCGGGCGATCGCCTCGGAGGTGAACGACGGGCGACCGATCGCGGAGGCACTCCAGGAGCGGGACGTCACGCTCGGGGAGGTTACGGTCGCGCTGCCGGAGGGGACCTACGTCGAACTTCGGCGCCGAGCCTCGATCGAAAACACCGACCCTGGTGAGATCGTCGCCGAGGCGCTGTCGGCGTACTTCAAGGAGAAGTGA
- a CDS encoding IS5 family transposase, with protein sequence MNLTTRLTEELVSLAKSYSDDAEEAAAPEGGGSFAEWAMISLHGLRIFLEKSYVMTIDLLETMTQILEIIGLEPDDLPAPSTLNKWLDRIEMAVWRVLLRHSAQLHNPSPDAAVDATYYERSPASKHYCDRTNYRVQTIEATKLVDTETQAILDVHCTTTREGSDADVCAQLARRYPGELRTLAADKGYDSQELREQLRELGIRPLVKHRVFAPYDHAHNARINDDLYNQRSMTETANSSVKRSYGSAVRAREWYREFREIALMCLVYNIKRYVKP encoded by the coding sequence ATGAACCTTACCACCCGCCTCACCGAGGAATTAGTCTCGCTCGCCAAAAGTTATTCCGACGATGCTGAGGAAGCTGCCGCCCCGGAAGGTGGCGGCAGCTTCGCTGAATGGGCGATGATTTCGCTTCACGGCTTGCGAATTTTCCTTGAGAAATCCTACGTGATGACAATCGACCTGTTAGAGACAATGACGCAAATTCTGGAGATTATTGGCCTTGAACCGGACGATCTCCCGGCACCATCCACGTTGAATAAGTGGCTCGACAGGATTGAGATGGCAGTTTGGCGAGTGCTGCTGCGCCACTCGGCGCAGTTGCACAATCCCTCTCCCGACGCTGCCGTTGACGCTACCTACTACGAACGCTCTCCGGCCAGCAAACACTACTGTGACCGCACGAACTACCGCGTTCAGACCATCGAGGCGACGAAACTCGTCGATACAGAGACGCAAGCGATCCTTGACGTACACTGCACCACGACCAGAGAAGGGAGTGACGCCGATGTCTGTGCGCAACTCGCCCGGCGCTACCCGGGCGAGTTACGCACGCTTGCCGCCGATAAGGGCTACGACAGCCAAGAGTTACGCGAGCAACTCCGTGAACTCGGCATCAGACCACTCGTCAAACATCGTGTGTTCGCGCCCTACGATCACGCACACAACGCCCGAATTAACGACGATCTCTACAATCAGCGCTCGATGACCGAAACCGCCAACTCCTCGGTCAAGCGCTCGTACGGCTCGGCCGTCCGAGCGCGTGAATGGTACCGCGAGTTCCGCGAGATTGCCCTGATGTGTCTCGTCTACAACATCAAACGCTACGTCAAACCATGA
- a CDS encoding SMC-Scp complex subunit ScpB: METETWIERLLIVQLTTHDRRYKHDYGGIEKTTDDLVAACTQLDAIMTEGGSEWPSLEQLLSMDAELEPEVEAALQTLQDRGLIERVGERERPGPPFEPGDYGTTAVWKPTVEGRAEARAIREAYSDDVEALADSHGEDSEEFREEIVSVARTYGIIPSYFR, from the coding sequence ATGGAAACCGAGACGTGGATCGAGCGGCTACTCATCGTCCAACTCACCACCCACGATAGACGATACAAACACGACTACGGTGGTATTGAAAAGACGACTGACGATCTTGTGGCAGCCTGTACACAACTCGATGCCATCATGACGGAAGGTGGGTCCGAATGGCCGTCACTCGAGCAGCTTCTCTCGATGGACGCGGAACTCGAACCCGAGGTCGAAGCCGCCCTTCAAACACTGCAAGACCGGGGCCTGATCGAGCGTGTCGGGGAACGCGAGCGCCCCGGTCCACCGTTCGAGCCAGGTGACTATGGTACGACAGCCGTCTGGAAACCGACCGTCGAGGGACGGGCCGAAGCCAGAGCGATCCGCGAGGCGTATTCCGACGACGTAGAAGCACTTGCGGACTCGCACGGTGAGGACTCCGAGGAGTTTCGCGAAGAGATCGTCTCAGTTGCCAGAACATATGGCATCATTCCGAGCTACTTCAGATGA